The Arsenophonus sp. genome contains a region encoding:
- the dapE gene encoding succinyl-diaminopimelate desuccinylase codes for MNKLILELTKKLISKKSISPNDSGCQSILIKYLKKQNFYTEVMKFHDTTNLWAYHGNKGKTLVFAGHTDVVPTEDNHWISKPFSAYIKNGFIYGRGASDMKGAISAMIVAANKFVKKYPLHKGKLAFLITSDEENLAINGSVKVIQTLIKRKEKINYCVIGEPTSKNKIADTIKHGRRGSLTGVLTINGIGGHIAYPDLVKNPIHLILPCLNELIKNEWNKKTEFFPSTKIQIYSINTDNIVNNSIPKKIKIKFNFRYSPNITQKEIQKIVQKIIKKYLSDFQIKWISFASPFLNKPSKLVKIVNEVIYQNCGYFPKLSTDGGTSDGRFFNKIKGIQIVELGLLNHTIHQVNEYVQIQDLYKLSDLYFHIMKKILL; via the coding sequence ATGAATAAATTAATTCTTGAATTAACAAAAAAATTAATTAGTAAAAAATCAATTAGTCCAAATGATTCTGGCTGTCAATCTATTTTAATCAAATATTTAAAAAAACAAAATTTTTATACTGAAGTTATGAAATTTCATGATACAACTAATTTATGGGCTTATCATGGAAATAAAGGGAAAACTTTAGTTTTTGCAGGTCATACTGATGTAGTTCCAACTGAAGACAATCATTGGATTTCTAAACCCTTTTCTGCGTATATTAAAAATGGATTTATTTATGGAAGAGGTGCATCTGATATGAAAGGCGCTATATCTGCTATGATAGTTGCAGCAAATAAATTTGTTAAAAAGTATCCTTTACATAAAGGAAAATTAGCATTTTTAATTACTTCTGATGAAGAAAATTTAGCTATTAATGGAAGTGTAAAAGTTATTCAAACTTTGATTAAACGTAAAGAAAAAATTAATTATTGTGTTATTGGCGAACCTACTAGTAAAAATAAAATAGCTGATACTATAAAACATGGAAGAAGAGGATCATTAACAGGTGTTTTAACAATAAATGGAATAGGTGGTCATATAGCATATCCTGATTTAGTTAAAAATCCAATTCATTTAATATTACCTTGTTTAAATGAATTAATTAAAAATGAATGGAATAAAAAAACAGAATTTTTTCCTTCTACTAAAATTCAAATTTATAGTATAAATACGGATAATATTGTAAACAATTCAATTCCAAAAAAAATAAAAATAAAATTTAATTTTCGGTATTCCCCAAATATAACTCAAAAAGAAATTCAAAAAATAGTACAAAAAATAATTAAAAAATATTTATCAGATTTTCAAATTAAATGGATATCGTTTGCTAGTCCATTTTTAAATAAACCATCTAAATTAGTTAAAATAGTCAATGAAGTTATTTATCAGAATTGTGGTTATTTTCCTAAATTATCTACTGATGGTGGAACTTCTGACGGTCGTTTTTTTAATAAAATAAAAGGAATACAAATTGTAGAATTAGGATTGTTAAATCATACTATTCATCAAGTTAATGAATATGTTCAAATTCAAGACTTATATAAACTATCTGATTTATATTTTCATATCATGAAGAAAATATTATTATAA
- the dapD gene encoding 2,3,4,5-tetrahydropyridine-2,6-dicarboxylate N-succinyltransferase: MKILKKIIEEAYKKIEKKLDIDNIEIVLYAINKIILKLNEGKLRVSEKKLGKWKTHQWIKKALLIFFAIKKNKLIKSTKINYFDKIKMKFSNYNSQKFEKDKIRVVFPANIREGAYIAKNTVLMPCFINIGAYIDEGTMIDTWTTVGSCAQIGKNVHLSGGVGIGGVLEPLQDSPTIIEDNCFIGARSEIVEGVVIEEGSVISMGVYIGKSTKIYNVKTNQISYGRIPAGSVVLPGSLPESNGKYNVYSAIIIKNVDERTKSKIKLNKMLRI, encoded by the coding sequence ATGAAAATATTAAAAAAAATAATAGAAGAAGCTTATAAAAAAATAGAAAAAAAATTAGATATTGATAACATTGAAATAGTATTATATGCAATAAATAAAATTATTTTAAAATTAAATGAAGGAAAGTTGAGAGTATCAGAAAAAAAATTAGGAAAATGGAAAACTCATCAATGGATTAAAAAAGCTTTGTTAATTTTTTTTGCAATAAAAAAAAATAAATTAATTAAATCTACAAAAATTAATTATTTTGATAAAATCAAAATGAAATTTTCTAATTACAATAGTCAAAAATTTGAAAAAGATAAAATTAGAGTTGTTTTTCCTGCAAATATTAGAGAAGGTGCATATATTGCAAAAAATACTGTTTTAATGCCATGTTTTATCAATATTGGTGCTTATATTGACGAAGGTACTATGATTGATACTTGGACTACCGTAGGATCATGTGCACAAATTGGAAAAAATGTTCATTTATCAGGTGGAGTAGGAATCGGTGGTGTTTTAGAGCCATTACAAGATTCTCCAACAATTATTGAAGATAATTGTTTTATTGGTGCACGTTCTGAAATTGTTGAAGGTGTTGTAATAGAAGAAGGTTCTGTAATTTCTATGGGAGTATACATCGGGAAAAGTACAAAAATTTATAATGTTAAAACAAATCAAATTAGTTATGGTCGTATTCCTGCAGGATCTGTAGTGTTGCCTGGTAGTTTACCTGAATCAAATGGAAAATATAATGTTTATAGTGCTATTATTATTAAAAATGTAGATGAAAGAACTAAATCAAAAATAAAACTTAATAAAATGTTAAGAATATGA
- a CDS encoding DEAD/DEAH box helicase: MINEKMIPFAKLGLIKPILNALNDLGYKKPSPIQEKCIPYLLEGLDVLGMAQTGSGKTAAFGLPLLQNIKIHLSFPQILVLLPTRELAIQVAEEMKKFSKHMNEINIVALYGGQRYDIQFKILKNGPQIVVGTPGRLLDHLNRGTLNLSHLNSLVLDEADEMLRMGFIEDVKKIINCIPKKHQTALFSATMPHAIRNITNHFMKLPKEIRIESNIDTQPNIYQNYWIVYGIKKKEALIRFLESENFDAAIVFVRTKNATLEISSILEKNGYNSSALNGDMNQSLREETLERLRNGNLDILIATDVAARGLDVDRITLVINYDIPIDAKSYIHRIGRTGRAGRKGRAILFINNREKRLLYNIKRMIKQPISEIKLPTSTFISQKRQIQFTENIENESKKIDFKKYKDLIYKIIPPKMNIETLAIILLKIAEGKKPLILPKENIIKEKIFPNKKKKLIFNKKNKKKYSKFKKMKLFRIEIGKHDGVETRNIVGAILNESKINSSDIGYVKIHSSYSIIELSEKIPKKVFKNISYIKILHKSIKITQLNAKKIKKQKIIN; encoded by the coding sequence ATGATTAATGAAAAGATGATTCCTTTTGCTAAATTAGGTTTAATTAAACCTATCTTGAATGCATTAAATGATCTTGGTTATAAGAAACCATCACCAATACAAGAGAAATGTATACCTTATTTATTAGAAGGATTAGATGTATTAGGTATGGCTCAAACAGGAAGTGGAAAAACCGCAGCATTTGGCCTACCTCTATTACAAAATATTAAAATTCATTTGTCATTCCCCCAGATATTAGTTTTATTACCAACTAGAGAATTAGCCATTCAAGTTGCTGAAGAAATGAAAAAATTTTCTAAACATATGAATGAAATTAATATTGTTGCTTTATATGGAGGACAACGTTATGATATTCAATTTAAAATTTTAAAAAATGGACCTCAAATAGTTGTTGGAACACCAGGTAGATTATTAGATCATTTAAATAGAGGTACATTAAACTTATCTCATTTAAATAGTTTAGTTCTCGATGAAGCTGACGAAATGTTAAGAATGGGATTTATTGAAGATGTAAAAAAAATTATCAATTGTATTCCAAAAAAACATCAAACAGCTTTATTTTCAGCTACAATGCCTCATGCTATTCGAAATATTACTAATCATTTTATGAAATTGCCTAAAGAGATTAGAATAGAATCAAATATTGATACACAACCTAATATTTATCAAAATTATTGGATTGTATATGGTATTAAAAAAAAAGAAGCTTTAATACGTTTTTTAGAATCAGAAAATTTTGATGCTGCAATCGTTTTTGTACGTACAAAAAATGCTACTTTAGAAATTTCTTCAATATTAGAAAAAAATGGATATAATAGTTCAGCATTAAATGGAGATATGAATCAATCTTTAAGAGAAGAAACATTAGAACGTTTGAGAAATGGAAATCTTGATATATTAATTGCAACTGATGTTGCTGCAAGAGGATTAGATGTAGACCGTATTACTTTAGTCATTAATTATGATATTCCAATAGATGCAAAATCTTATATACACCGTATCGGACGAACAGGAAGAGCAGGTAGAAAAGGTCGTGCTATTTTATTTATTAATAATAGAGAAAAAAGATTATTATATAATATCAAAAGAATGATTAAACAACCTATTTCTGAAATTAAACTTCCAACCTCTACTTTTATAAGTCAAAAAAGACAAATTCAATTTACAGAAAATATAGAAAATGAATCAAAAAAAATTGATTTTAAAAAATATAAAGATTTGATTTATAAAATCATACCACCTAAAATGAATATAGAAACATTAGCTATAATACTATTAAAAATAGCTGAAGGGAAAAAACCGCTAATTTTACCAAAAGAAAATATTATAAAAGAAAAAATTTTTCCTAATAAAAAAAAGAAATTAATTTTTAATAAAAAAAATAAAAAAAAATATTCAAAATTTAAAAAAATGAAATTATTTCGAATAGAAATAGGAAAACATGATGGTGTAGAAACAAGAAATATTGTTGGTGCTATTTTAAACGAATCTAAAATAAATAGTTCAGATATCGGATATGTTAAAATACACTCTTCTTATTCAATTATAGAATTATCTGAAAAAATACCAAAAAAAGTGTTTAAAAATATAAGTTATATAAAAATATTACATAAATCGATAAAAATAACACAATTAAATGCTAAAAAAATAAAAAAACAAAAAATAATTAATTAA
- the fabA gene encoding bifunctional 3-hydroxydecanoyl-ACP dehydratase/trans-2-decenoyl-ACP isomerase — translation MFNKINFYNKEDLYASSKGELFGKNGPPLPSGKMLMLDRIVKMKKDGGYFNKGFIEAELDINPNLWFFSCHFINDPVMPGCLGLDAMWQLIGFYLGWIGGKGKGRALGVGEVKFTGQILPTSKKVVYRTHLKRVINRKLIVGLGNGEVFVDKKLIYTATDLKVGLFQDTSIF, via the coding sequence ATGTTCAATAAAATTAATTTTTATAATAAAGAAGATTTATATGCCTCTAGTAAGGGGGAATTATTTGGAAAAAATGGACCTCCATTACCTTCTGGAAAAATGTTAATGTTAGATCGTATTGTAAAAATGAAAAAAGATGGAGGATATTTTAATAAAGGATTCATAGAAGCTGAATTAGATATAAATCCAAATTTATGGTTTTTTTCTTGTCATTTTATTAATGATCCAGTTATGCCTGGTTGTTTAGGATTAGATGCAATGTGGCAATTAATAGGTTTTTATCTTGGATGGATAGGAGGAAAAGGGAAAGGACGTGCATTGGGTGTAGGAGAAGTAAAATTTACTGGACAAATATTACCAACATCAAAAAAAGTTGTATACAGAACACATTTAAAAAGAGTAATTAATAGAAAATTAATTGTTGGTTTGGGAAATGGTGAGGTTTTTGTTGATAAAAAACTAATTTATACTGCTACAGATTTAAAAGTTGGATTATTTCAAGACACATCTATATTTTAA
- the guaB gene encoding IMP dehydrogenase: MLHIKKEGLTFDDVLLIPAHSYILPNNTDLSVKLTNSISLSIPMLSAAMDSVTESRLAISLAQEGGIGFIHKNMSYKKQVREVKKVKRYESGIILDPITVTSRTTIRKVYEMAKCNGFSGYPVMDDNKKVIGIITKRDIRFVNNLDQCVTNVMTPRDQLITIQYEDLHNEKKIISRIMHEKRIEKILIVDKNFYLFGMITIKDLQKSEEKPYACKDEQGRLRVGAAIGINSEEEHINELIKAGIDILLIDSSHGHSNQVLQYIRKVRLNYPNLPIIGGNVVTGEGANALIKAGADIIKVGIGPGSICTTRIVTGVGVPQITAISDVAYALKKKNIPIIADGGIRFSGDIAKAIAAGASCVMVGSIFAGTDESPGEIIIFKGRSYKIHRGMGSLNAMMKGNTADRYFQCNNNKIEKLVPEGVEGLVPYKGSIENIIHQQMGGLRSCMGLTGCANINDLQNKTKFIRISNAGIKESHVHNIIITKESSNYTLN, translated from the coding sequence ATGTTACATATTAAAAAAGAAGGGTTAACATTTGATGATGTATTATTAATCCCTGCACATTCTTATATATTACCAAATAATACAGATTTATCAGTTAAATTAACAAATAGTATTTCTTTGTCTATCCCGATGCTTTCTGCTGCAATGGATTCTGTAACAGAATCTCGTTTAGCTATTTCATTAGCTCAGGAAGGTGGAATAGGATTTATTCATAAAAATATGTCTTATAAAAAACAGGTAAGAGAAGTAAAAAAAGTTAAAAGATATGAAAGTGGAATTATATTAGATCCTATTACAGTAACGTCAAGAACCACAATTAGAAAAGTTTATGAAATGGCTAAATGTAATGGTTTTTCTGGATATCCTGTAATGGATGATAATAAAAAAGTTATTGGTATTATAACAAAGCGTGATATTCGATTTGTTAATAATCTCGATCAATGTGTAACTAATGTTATGACACCAAGAGATCAGTTAATTACAATTCAATATGAAGATTTACATAATGAAAAAAAAATTATATCTAGAATTATGCATGAAAAAAGAATTGAAAAAATATTAATAGTAGATAAAAATTTTTATTTATTTGGAATGATTACAATAAAAGATCTTCAAAAATCAGAAGAAAAACCATATGCATGTAAAGATGAACAAGGTAGGTTAAGAGTAGGTGCTGCAATAGGAATTAATAGTGAAGAAGAACATATTAACGAATTAATTAAGGCTGGAATAGATATTTTATTAATAGATTCTTCTCATGGACATTCTAATCAAGTACTACAATATATTAGAAAAGTTAGATTAAATTATCCTAATTTACCAATTATTGGAGGTAACGTAGTAACTGGAGAGGGAGCTAATGCCTTAATTAAGGCTGGTGCTGACATTATAAAAGTTGGTATTGGACCTGGATCTATTTGTACAACACGAATTGTTACTGGAGTTGGTGTGCCTCAAATTACAGCAATTTCTGATGTAGCATATGCTCTAAAGAAGAAAAATATTCCAATCATTGCAGATGGGGGTATTCGATTTTCTGGAGATATTGCTAAAGCAATAGCTGCAGGTGCTTCTTGTGTTATGGTTGGTTCAATATTTGCAGGAACAGATGAATCTCCAGGTGAAATAATAATTTTCAAAGGAAGATCTTATAAAATTCATCGAGGAATGGGATCTTTAAATGCCATGATGAAAGGAAATACGGCAGACAGATATTTTCAATGTAATAATAACAAAATAGAAAAATTAGTTCCAGAAGGTGTAGAAGGATTAGTACCATACAAGGGATCAATAGAAAATATTATTCATCAACAAATGGGTGGATTACGTTCTTGTATGGGATTAACTGGATGTGCAAATATTAATGATTTGCAAAATAAAACAAAATTTATTCGAATTAGTAATGCTGGTATTAAAGAAAGTCATGTTCATAACATAATTATTACAAAAGAATCTTCAAATTATACTTTGAATTAA
- the rho gene encoding transcription termination factor Rho yields MNLTELKNTLVSELIILGENIGLENLARMRKQDIIFAILKQHSKSGEDIFGNGVLEILQDGFGFLRSADSSYLAGPDDIYVSPSQIRRFNLRTGDTISGKIRPPKEGERYFALLKVNEVNFDKPENARSKILFENLTPLHANDRLIMERGNGSTEDLTARVLDLSAPIGRGQRGLIVAPPKAGKTMLLQNIATNIASNYPDCVLIVLLIDERPEEVTEMQRLVKGEVIVSTFDEPASRHVQVAEMVIEKAKRLVEHKKDVIILLDSITRLARAYNTVIPSSGKVLTGGVDAHALHRPKRFFGAARNVEEGGSLTIIATALVDTGSKMDEVIYEEFKGTGNMELHLSRKIAEKRVFPAIDYNRSGTRKEELLTTTDELQKMWILRKIIHPMNEIDAMEFLINKLSMTKTNDEFFNFMKRS; encoded by the coding sequence ATGAATCTAACTGAATTAAAAAATACATTAGTATCTGAATTAATTATTCTCGGAGAAAATATAGGATTAGAAAATTTAGCACGTATGCGAAAACAAGATATTATCTTTGCAATTTTAAAACAACATTCAAAGAGTGGAGAAGATATTTTTGGAAACGGTGTATTAGAAATATTACAAGACGGTTTTGGTTTTTTACGTTCTGCAGATAGTTCATATCTTGCAGGTCCAGATGATATTTATGTTTCTCCAAGTCAAATTCGTAGATTTAATTTAAGAACTGGAGATACTATATCTGGAAAAATTAGGCCTCCTAAAGAGGGAGAACGATACTTTGCATTACTTAAAGTAAATGAAGTAAATTTTGACAAACCAGAAAATGCTAGAAGTAAAATTTTATTTGAAAATCTTACACCATTACATGCTAATGATAGATTAATTATGGAACGTGGAAATGGTTCAACCGAAGATTTAACAGCAAGAGTATTAGATTTATCTGCTCCAATTGGAAGAGGTCAAAGAGGATTAATTGTAGCTCCTCCTAAAGCAGGGAAAACAATGTTATTGCAAAATATCGCAACAAACATTGCAAGTAATTATCCAGATTGTGTATTAATAGTTCTTTTGATTGACGAAAGACCAGAAGAAGTTACAGAAATGCAAAGACTTGTAAAAGGAGAAGTTATAGTTTCTACTTTTGATGAACCAGCATCAAGGCATGTTCAAGTTGCTGAAATGGTTATTGAAAAAGCAAAAAGATTAGTTGAACACAAAAAAGATGTTATCATTTTGTTGGATTCTATTACTAGATTAGCACGTGCCTATAATACTGTTATTCCTTCTTCGGGAAAAGTATTAACAGGAGGAGTAGATGCACATGCTTTGCATCGACCAAAACGTTTTTTTGGAGCTGCTAGAAATGTAGAGGAAGGGGGAAGTTTAACTATTATTGCTACCGCACTTGTAGATACAGGATCTAAAATGGATGAAGTGATATACGAAGAATTCAAAGGAACTGGAAATATGGAATTACATTTATCTAGAAAAATAGCAGAAAAACGTGTTTTTCCTGCTATTGATTATAATAGATCTGGAACAAGAAAAGAAGAATTATTAACAACTACAGATGAATTACAAAAAATGTGGATATTACGTAAAATAATTCATCCAATGAATGAAATAGATGCTATGGAATTTTTAATTAATAAATTGTCTATGACAAAGACAAATGATGAATTTTTTAATTTTATGAAACGTTCATAA
- the ahpC gene encoding alkyl hydroperoxide reductase subunit C — MSLINTKVQSFKSHALKKGKFIEVTENNLKGNWSVLFFYPANFTFVCPTELGDLSNFYHEFKKIGVEIYSISTDTHFAHKEWYNHSNTISKIEFTMIGDPNGVLTRNFDVMSKKINKQENYDEESGLAERATFIINPDCIIKSIEINPENVGRNASDLLNKIKAIQHVSNNPGEVCPASWNEEKATLYPSIDLIGKI; from the coding sequence ATGTCTTTAATTAATACTAAAGTACAATCCTTTAAATCTCATGCACTAAAAAAAGGAAAATTTATAGAAGTTACTGAAAATAATCTTAAAGGAAACTGGAGTGTTTTGTTTTTTTATCCTGCAAATTTTACATTTGTTTGTCCAACAGAATTAGGAGATTTATCTAATTTTTATCACGAATTCAAAAAAATAGGAGTAGAAATTTATTCTATATCTACCGATACACATTTTGCACACAAGGAATGGTATAATCATTCTAATACAATTAGTAAAATAGAATTTACTATGATTGGTGATCCAAATGGTGTATTAACGAGAAATTTTGATGTTATGTCAAAAAAAATTAATAAACAAGAAAATTATGACGAAGAATCGGGATTGGCAGAAAGAGCAACTTTTATTATAAACCCTGATTGTATTATAAAAAGTATTGAAATTAATCCAGAAAATGTAGGAAGAAATGCATCTGATTTATTAAATAAAATTAAAGCAATTCAACATGTCTCTAATAATCCTGGTGAAGTATGTCCAGCAAGTTGGAATGAAGAAAAAGCTACATTATATCCTTCAATAGATTTAATAGGAAAAATTTAA
- the trxA gene encoding thioredoxin, giving the protein MKKNIIILSDQNFKDQVVNNKEFVLVDFWADWCTPCINISKILEKIAQEYEKKLKIGKLEIDKNPKITMEYNIRSIPTLILFKNGQILKKEVGFLSKNYICNLLNKYLKY; this is encoded by the coding sequence ATGAAAAAAAATATTATCATTTTGTCTGATCAAAATTTTAAAGATCAAGTAGTCAACAATAAAGAATTTGTATTAGTAGATTTTTGGGCTGATTGGTGTACTCCATGTATTAATATTTCTAAAATTCTTGAAAAAATAGCTCAAGAATATGAAAAAAAATTAAAAATTGGAAAATTAGAAATTGATAAAAATCCAAAGATCACTATGGAATATAATATTCGTAGTATTCCTACATTAATTTTATTTAAGAATGGACAAATTCTAAAAAAAGAGGTAGGTTTTTTATCAAAAAATTATATATGCAATTTATTGAACAAATATCTTAAATATTAA
- a CDS encoding inositol monophosphatase family protein gives MNPMLNIAIQAARKAGDFIFKNQNFSIMKEEKILIFNKAQELITRFIHKFYPKHLIITENMLNLLSEKNDIRWIINPIDGVTNFLHNFPHFAVTVAIQIKEKTEFSVIYNPILNELFIAIRGYGVRLNNYRLRIKKNNLLQSIMIAVNFPNNKGKNFQKFHKIIKKLNKKYFNFRYTGSFALDFVYIASGRIDALCFINLNLSNFITGLLFIRESGGIITDLIGGENYIKSRNIIAGHPSIIRKILLEIKNIC, from the coding sequence ATGAATCCAATGCTTAATATTGCTATACAAGCTGCTCGAAAAGCTGGTGATTTTATATTTAAAAATCAAAATTTTTCTATAATGAAAGAAGAAAAAATTTTGATTTTTAATAAAGCACAAGAATTAATTACTAGATTTATTCACAAATTTTATCCAAAACATCTCATAATCACAGAAAATATGTTAAATCTTTTAAGCGAAAAAAATGATATTCGATGGATTATTAATCCTATAGATGGTGTAACAAACTTTCTTCATAACTTTCCTCACTTTGCAGTCACTGTTGCGATACAAATTAAAGAAAAAACAGAATTTTCTGTAATTTATAATCCTATATTAAATGAATTATTTATTGCCATTCGAGGTTATGGTGTTAGATTAAATAATTATCGATTACGTATTAAAAAAAATAATTTATTACAATCGATAATGATTGCTGTAAATTTTCCAAATAATAAAGGAAAAAATTTTCAAAAATTTCATAAAATTATAAAAAAACTTAATAAAAAATATTTTAATTTTCGATATACTGGCTCGTTTGCACTTGATTTTGTATATATAGCATCTGGAAGAATAGATGCACTATGTTTTATAAACTTAAATCTATCTAACTTTATTACTGGACTATTATTTATTCGTGAATCAGGAGGAATCATTACAGATTTAATTGGAGGAGAAAATTATATTAAATCTAGAAATATCATCGCTGGACATCCAAGCATTATTAGAAAAATTTTATTAGAAATTAAAAATATTTGCTAA
- the guaA gene encoding glutamine-hydrolyzing GMP synthase — translation MNKKNNQNGRILILDFGSQYTQLIARCIRDIGVYCELLSCDAQKIEIKKFNPSGIILSGSYQSVTNFDSPKITEYILQSNLPVLGICYGMQVMCFQLGGTVEKINKKREYGYSKIFIKKKSELLGNIYDDINQNKEKFLDVWMSHEDTVTSIPKDFFVVGSTKNCEYAIIEHKSKKMYGLQFHPEVTQTIQGKSILKRFVLKICNCRQYWKTSLMINDSISKIKRKINKDYAILGLSGGIDSLTSALLVHRAIGNQLICIFVNNGLLRFNETKEIIDKYSKLFHLNVIYIDSEKRFLDSLIGIQDPEKKRKIIGHLFIEIFNEIAKKYKKVKWLIQGTIYPDLIESTSFSNDKKSKVIKLHHNVGGLPKVMKLKLIEPLKFFFKDEVKKIGKNLGIPYDILHRHPFPGPGLAVRIIGEVKKEYCDLLRLVDEIFIEELKKKKLYYRIDQAFSIFIPVRSVGIMGDRRKYDWVIALRAINTTDFMTAKWTPLSHKFLSHVSNRIINEISGISRVVYDITDKPPSTIEWE, via the coding sequence ATGAATAAGAAAAATAATCAAAATGGAAGAATATTAATTCTTGATTTTGGTTCTCAATATACTCAACTTATTGCGCGTTGTATTCGTGATATAGGAGTATATTGTGAATTATTATCTTGTGATGCTCAAAAAATAGAAATTAAAAAATTTAATCCTAGTGGTATTATATTATCTGGTAGTTATCAAAGTGTTACAAATTTTGATAGTCCTAAAATTACTGAATATATATTACAATCAAATTTACCTGTATTAGGAATTTGTTATGGTATGCAAGTTATGTGTTTTCAATTAGGAGGTACAGTTGAAAAAATAAATAAAAAAAGAGAATATGGTTATTCAAAAATATTTATTAAAAAAAAATCAGAATTATTAGGTAATATTTATGATGATATCAATCAAAATAAAGAAAAATTTTTAGATGTTTGGATGAGTCATGAAGATACAGTTACATCTATTCCTAAAGATTTTTTTGTTGTTGGGAGTACAAAAAATTGTGAGTATGCAATTATTGAACATAAATCAAAAAAAATGTATGGTTTACAATTTCATCCTGAAGTAACACAGACTATTCAAGGTAAATCAATTTTAAAGCGTTTTGTTTTAAAAATTTGTAACTGTAGACAATATTGGAAAACTTCTTTAATGATTAATGATAGTATCAGTAAAATTAAAAGAAAAATTAATAAAGATTATGCAATTTTAGGTTTATCTGGAGGTATTGATTCTTTAACATCAGCACTATTAGTACATCGTGCAATCGGTAATCAATTAATTTGCATTTTTGTTAATAATGGTTTGTTACGTTTCAATGAAACAAAAGAAATTATTGATAAATATTCAAAATTATTTCATTTGAATGTTATTTATATTGATTCTGAAAAAAGATTTTTAGATTCTTTAATTGGAATTCAAGATCCAGAAAAAAAAAGAAAAATTATCGGACATCTTTTTATAGAAATTTTTAACGAAATAGCTAAAAAATATAAAAAAGTAAAATGGTTAATACAAGGTACTATATACCCTGATTTAATTGAATCAACTTCATTTTCTAATGATAAAAAATCAAAAGTAATTAAATTACATCATAATGTTGGTGGATTACCAAAAGTAATGAAATTAAAATTAATTGAACCTTTAAAATTTTTTTTTAAAGATGAAGTTAAAAAAATTGGTAAGAATCTTGGTATTCCATATGATATTTTACATCGTCATCCATTTCCCGGTCCTGGATTAGCAGTAAGAATAATAGGAGAAGTAAAAAAAGAATATTGTGATTTATTAAGATTAGTGGATGAGATTTTTATTGAAGAATTAAAAAAGAAAAAACTTTATTATAGAATAGATCAAGCATTTTCTATTTTTATTCCAGTACGTTCTGTAGGAATAATGGGAGATCGTAGAAAATATGATTGGGTAATTGCATTACGTGCAATTAATACTACAGATTTTATGACAGCAAAATGGACTCCTTTATCACATAAATTTTTATCTCATGTTTCCAATAGAATTATTAATGAAATATCTGGAATTTCAAGAGTAGTTTATGATATTACAGATAAACCACCATCTACTATAGAATGGGAATAA